One genomic segment of Pedobacter endophyticus includes these proteins:
- a CDS encoding hybrid sensor histidine kinase/response regulator transcription factor produces the protein MNFGIAQAGDGVAITICDNGSGIPTEHQSNLFNMFYQANNHASIGTGLGLSFSKSIVELHHGEISFKSTPKADNWPGSTCFTVRLKTGKAHFNDSDFINDYHYYDDVVNYNVPQTMSVALPNNEETAHEERKYNVLVVEDNDEVRAFINSSLAQLYNIYQSVNGLKGFESAIEIIPDIIISDVMMPIMDGLELCRKLKTDERTSHIPVILLTARSAYIHQLNGFENGADAYIMKPFNLKILELNVHNLLNARETIKRKFAQVISLEPSNMIVNSTEQKFLTKIIQLIEDHIADANFDVPTLASAIGMSQPVLYKKLRALTDLSVNDFIKSIRLKRAAQLLQQNAGNISEVAYAVGFNDRKYFSIEFKKHFGKSPRDFMQEQKA, from the coding sequence ATCAATTTTGGTATTGCCCAGGCAGGCGACGGGGTTGCTATTACAATTTGCGATAACGGCAGCGGCATACCAACCGAGCACCAATCGAACCTGTTCAACATGTTTTATCAGGCCAATAACCATGCTTCAATCGGCACAGGCCTGGGTTTATCGTTCTCGAAAAGCATTGTAGAACTGCATCATGGCGAAATTTCGTTCAAAAGCACTCCGAAGGCGGACAACTGGCCGGGCTCGACCTGTTTCACCGTACGGTTGAAGACAGGCAAGGCGCACTTTAACGATTCTGATTTTATTAACGATTATCATTATTATGATGACGTTGTAAACTACAATGTGCCCCAAACAATGTCGGTTGCATTGCCGAATAACGAAGAAACAGCTCACGAAGAAAGAAAATATAATGTGCTGGTGGTTGAGGATAATGATGAAGTGAGGGCTTTTATAAATTCATCGCTTGCTCAGCTGTATAACATCTACCAGAGCGTAAATGGTTTAAAAGGATTTGAAAGCGCCATAGAGATTATTCCGGATATTATTATAAGTGATGTGATGATGCCGATAATGGATGGACTGGAGTTGTGCAGAAAGCTAAAAACTGATGAAAGGACGAGCCATATTCCGGTTATTTTGCTCACTGCCCGGTCTGCTTATATCCACCAGTTGAACGGATTCGAAAACGGAGCCGATGCTTACATCATGAAACCCTTTAACCTCAAAATTCTGGAACTGAATGTGCATAATCTGCTAAACGCCCGCGAAACTATAAAACGCAAGTTTGCCCAGGTGATTAGCCTCGAACCAAGCAATATGATTGTTAATTCAACCGAGCAGAAGTTCTTAACCAAGATTATACAGCTTATTGAAGATCATATTGCCGACGCTAATTTTGATGTACCTACGCTTGCCTCGGCCATTGGAATGAGCCAACCGGTGTTGTATAAAAAACTCAGGGCATTGACCGATCTCTCTGTAAACGATTTTATCAAATCGATACGACTAAAAAGGGCAGCGCAACTGCTGCAACAAAATGCCGGCAATATTTCGGAAGTGGCATACGCAGTTGGTTTTAACGACCGCAAGTACTTCAGCATTGAGTTTAAAAAACACTTCGGCAAAAGCCCCAGAGATTTTATGCAAGAGCAAAAAGCGTAG
- a CDS encoding ligand-binding sensor domain-containing protein, producing MKLRLVFIFVFISAVSFAQNPYVFKHLNVEDGLSQSSVLSIAQDAKGFMWFGTRFGLNKYDSKNFKTYFLEKGNPNSLTSSQYINTILCLKNGTLLIGTPAGLNKYNETSDNFERFQHNANDIAGISNNLIRHIYQDRQNRVWIGTGNGLNLLDPNKKYRFKHFLVNKVHPQDVYQIYQDHTGTIWLGTSKGLMSMLINKGGTRFKHFKNFSDSLDVAVDNHITSIAEDGNDNLWIGTKQTGLYKLNLITHQITNYTYSILNTKGISSNNIRKITQDKAGKLWIATLHGINIYDPKSKSFSTIQNEPGNPSSLSQNSVYAIFQDRQGIVWVGSYFGAVSMVYPNYTPFNVYASSNTSSGLSSQVVSSIMEGGNRNLWIGTEGEGLNYYNSKTNSYIHYKYDPNNRNSLSSNLVKAIIKDRQNRIWIGTHLGGLNEFKPETNSFVRYTSHKNDTSSLGNDEITSLFEDSYGRFWVGTNSGLNSFDASAGKFIRNRINGLEDAVNYIFEDSKRTLWVATNTGLHYLKNNESRFKRRTADSPEKLKYNEISCITEDKLGFLWLGTARNGLFKLYPDQHAYSQTTKLDGLPSNNIMGILQDDSNNLWISTDNGLCKYNPQQKTFKTYNTKDGLPGNEFNQKSFLRDRSGTFYFGGLSGMISFRPDEIKENTSTQPVIFTGLKLFGKPVSINANSNLLNANISTVKSITFKPEQDVFTVEFTLLNFIKPEKNRYAYKLDGFEKNWNYVANPAASYTNLSPGHYTLLVKASNNDGIWTKQLSRLNIEVLPPYYRTWWAYLSYVCIVAAIFILLVRYLLIRAVLTREKEINEHKLEFFTNISHEIRTPLTLIVGPLETLIEKSQNEPQWSKALQPIKNNADRLMRLVTELLDFRKAESGKMQLHVSPGNVVKFCREIFIAFQNMAIAKQIDYQFTAEREEIELYFDKVQMEKVLFNLLSNAFKFTPDK from the coding sequence ATGAAGTTAAGATTAGTCTTTATATTTGTTTTCATTTCGGCCGTAAGCTTTGCTCAAAATCCGTATGTTTTTAAGCACCTTAATGTTGAAGACGGGCTTTCGCAAAGTTCGGTACTTTCTATTGCGCAGGATGCAAAAGGCTTTATGTGGTTTGGTACTCGTTTTGGATTAAACAAGTATGATTCAAAGAATTTTAAAACCTATTTTCTGGAGAAAGGTAATCCCAATAGCTTAACTTCCTCACAATATATAAACACTATTCTGTGCCTCAAAAATGGCACCCTCCTAATTGGAACACCTGCCGGCTTAAATAAGTATAATGAAACAAGCGACAACTTCGAACGCTTTCAGCATAACGCAAACGACATTGCCGGCATCAGCAATAATCTGATCAGACATATCTACCAAGACCGACAAAACAGGGTTTGGATAGGTACAGGTAACGGATTAAATTTATTAGATCCCAATAAAAAGTACCGATTCAAACATTTTCTGGTAAATAAGGTACATCCGCAGGATGTTTATCAGATCTATCAAGACCATACAGGCACCATCTGGCTAGGTACTTCCAAGGGATTAATGAGCATGCTAATCAACAAGGGCGGAACTCGTTTTAAACACTTCAAGAATTTTAGCGACAGCCTTGATGTTGCGGTTGATAACCACATTACCAGCATCGCCGAAGATGGCAATGATAATTTATGGATCGGAACCAAGCAAACGGGCTTGTACAAACTCAACCTCATCACACACCAAATTACCAACTATACATATTCTATTTTAAATACGAAGGGCATCAGCAGCAATAATATCCGCAAAATAACACAAGATAAAGCGGGCAAGTTGTGGATAGCAACCTTGCATGGGATTAACATTTATGATCCGAAATCGAAAAGTTTTAGTACGATCCAAAATGAGCCCGGCAACCCTTCTAGCTTAAGTCAAAATTCGGTTTACGCCATTTTTCAAGATCGGCAGGGCATTGTTTGGGTCGGCTCCTACTTCGGTGCAGTCAGCATGGTTTATCCAAACTACACTCCGTTTAACGTGTATGCAAGCTCAAATACATCGAGCGGTTTGAGTAGCCAGGTAGTAAGCTCGATAATGGAGGGTGGAAACAGAAATTTGTGGATTGGAACGGAGGGCGAAGGTCTTAACTATTACAACAGCAAAACCAATTCGTACATCCATTATAAATATGACCCGAACAATCGCAATAGCTTAAGCTCAAACTTGGTAAAGGCAATTATAAAGGATAGACAGAACCGAATCTGGATCGGCACGCATTTGGGCGGGCTTAACGAATTTAAACCCGAAACCAACAGTTTTGTAAGGTATACCAGCCATAAAAATGATACTTCATCACTCGGTAACGACGAAATTACTTCTCTTTTTGAAGATAGTTATGGCCGTTTTTGGGTAGGTACAAATAGTGGACTGAATAGCTTCGATGCCTCAGCCGGTAAATTTATCAGAAACCGGATTAATGGGCTCGAAGATGCCGTTAATTATATTTTTGAAGATTCTAAAAGAACACTCTGGGTGGCGACTAATACTGGGCTGCACTATTTGAAAAACAACGAAAGCCGATTTAAGCGCCGTACCGCAGACTCTCCTGAGAAATTAAAATACAACGAAATCAGCTGCATCACCGAAGATAAACTGGGCTTTTTATGGCTGGGAACAGCCCGAAATGGGCTTTTTAAGCTCTACCCCGATCAGCACGCCTATTCCCAAACCACTAAGCTCGACGGATTGCCCAGCAATAACATTATGGGCATTTTACAAGACGACAGCAATAACCTGTGGATTAGCACCGACAACGGCTTGTGCAAGTACAATCCGCAGCAAAAAACGTTTAAAACTTACAATACAAAAGACGGCCTGCCGGGTAATGAGTTTAATCAGAAATCGTTTTTAAGAGATCGATCCGGCACCTTCTATTTTGGAGGCTTGAGCGGTATGATCAGCTTTAGGCCCGACGAGATTAAAGAAAACACAAGTACCCAACCAGTTATTTTTACGGGGCTGAAGTTGTTTGGAAAACCAGTTTCAATTAATGCCAACAGCAATTTGTTAAACGCTAACATCAGCACCGTAAAGTCAATTACTTTTAAGCCCGAACAAGATGTATTTACCGTTGAGTTTACCCTTTTAAATTTTATAAAGCCCGAAAAGAATCGCTATGCCTATAAGTTGGATGGTTTTGAAAAAAACTGGAACTATGTAGCTAATCCGGCGGCAAGTTACACCAACCTTTCGCCCGGGCATTATACCTTGTTGGTAAAGGCCAGCAACAACGATGGCATCTGGACAAAGCAGTTGAGCAGGTTAAATATTGAGGTACTTCCGCCCTATTATCGCACTTGGTGGGCCTATTTAAGTTACGTATGCATTGTTGCCGCAATCTTTATCTTGCTGGTTCGGTACTTGCTCATTCGGGCGGTGCTTACCAGGGAGAAGGAAATTAATGAGCATAAGCTTGAGTTCTTTACCAACATCTCGCACGAAATCAGAACCCCGCTAACACTCATTGTAGGTCCGCTGGAAACGCTGATCGAAAAAAGTCAAAACGAGCCGCAATGGAGCAAAGCGCTTCAGCCGATAAAAAACAATGCAGATCGATTAATGCGCCTGGTTACCGAACTGCTGGATTTTAGAAAAGCTGAAAGCGGCAAAATGCAATTACACGTGAGCCCGGGAAATGTAGTTAAATTTTGCAGAGAAATTTTTATTGCCTTCCAAAATATGGCGATCGCCAAACAGATCGATTATCAATTTACTGCTGAACGCGAAGAAATTGAACTCTATTTTGATAAGGTTCAAATGGAAAAAGTACTGTTTAATCTGCTATCCAATGCTTTTAAGTTTACGCCCGACAAGTGA
- a CDS encoding SusC/RagA family TonB-linked outer membrane protein: MFIILLLANSRVFAQSKTIVGVVTDESKQTIPGVSISVKGTKSTAQTDDQGRYRIQALPTDQLIFNYIGYVGQTITVGAKTTINVSLISSVTGLDDVVVIGYGTTKRADLTGAVGSVNMKDFEQAPVKSFDQALAGRVAGVQVSTNNGQPGATANIVIRGAGSISQSNSPLYVIDGFPSESANANSINTSDIESIDILKDASATAIYGARGSNGVVLITTKKGKMGKPQLSYNAYYGTQQAPAKIPLMNAFEFVKYVKELNSSYADTIYLKDGVTLDDYKNVASIDMQDYVFQNGQNQNHDIALRGGNDKTTYSISGNFNNQKGIVIESGFKRYQGRFVLDQTITDKLKAGVNVNYAYTETFGTPVSPNSFWASTALYYAVWGYRPAAALSGRDENTNILDSFYDPTNDLANNQDYRVNPLISLQNQKTLYKATAMVANGYAEYAFTPKLKLRIAGGFTNTNTETNIFNNSLTQSGSKWNATGPNGTFATSPNFNWLNDNTLTYRNTFNSDHNLTALVGYSSQGNRNSYRSIYATQVTNESLGIDALDLVPASNSSVTSRSSRWMLQSFLGRVNYDFKGKYLLTASFRADGSSKFAPGNRWGYFPSASAGWRFSQEKFMKNVTWLSDGKIRVGYGASGNNRVDDFAYLPSINLADIQYWYSFNGQPVAIGSVITAGGNTDLKWETNLQTNIGLDLSFFKNKLGLTLDVYKRVTNDLLLNAQLPYASGIQRATGFKNIGSLENRGLEISLNSTNIQTKNFRWTSNFNISFNQNKIVELTEGQNSLLSGSGTFFNTNYSSLSPYISVKGRPVGEMYGLIFDGIYQYADFDKMPNGAYVLKPNITTNGATRASIRPGDIKYKDLNGDLVVNNNDYTIIGRGLPIHTGGFSNNFTYRNWDLGVFLQWSYGNNIINANRYVFEGGIVYNPNLNQYASFQNRWSPTNPSNTIYRAGGMVSGNYSSRVVEDGSYLRLKTLQLGYNFSKKILSKIGMSKLRLNASAQNLLTFTGYSGPDPESSSRPGNLTPGFDFANYPQSFTVTFGLNATF; encoded by the coding sequence TTGTTCATCATTTTATTATTGGCCAATTCACGTGTTTTTGCCCAGAGCAAAACCATTGTTGGCGTAGTGACCGATGAAAGCAAACAAACCATTCCTGGCGTTTCTATTTCTGTTAAAGGCACAAAATCTACGGCGCAGACGGATGATCAGGGCCGATACCGGATTCAGGCTCTACCAACCGATCAGCTTATCTTTAATTATATTGGTTATGTTGGGCAAACCATCACGGTTGGGGCTAAAACAACGATTAATGTTTCGCTGATATCATCGGTTACAGGACTCGATGATGTGGTTGTTATAGGATATGGAACAACAAAAAGGGCCGACTTAACGGGAGCCGTAGGTTCTGTTAATATGAAGGATTTTGAACAGGCGCCTGTAAAATCTTTCGACCAGGCTTTGGCAGGTCGTGTGGCAGGTGTACAAGTATCTACAAACAATGGTCAACCGGGTGCAACGGCAAACATTGTTATTCGTGGTGCAGGTTCCATTTCGCAAAGTAATTCTCCTTTGTATGTAATCGATGGCTTCCCCTCCGAAAGTGCCAATGCCAATTCGATCAATACATCCGATATCGAAAGTATAGACATTTTAAAGGATGCCTCTGCCACGGCTATTTATGGAGCTCGTGGATCAAACGGTGTAGTTTTAATTACCACAAAAAAGGGAAAGATGGGCAAACCACAGCTTAGCTACAACGCCTATTATGGAACACAGCAAGCGCCAGCAAAGATTCCACTTATGAATGCTTTCGAATTTGTTAAATACGTAAAAGAACTTAATTCTAGTTATGCAGATACAATTTATCTCAAAGATGGTGTTACCCTTGATGATTATAAAAATGTAGCGAGTATAGACATGCAGGACTATGTTTTTCAAAACGGTCAAAATCAAAACCACGATATTGCCCTAAGAGGTGGAAATGATAAAACAACCTATTCGATTTCTGGGAATTTCAATAATCAAAAAGGGATTGTAATCGAGAGTGGCTTCAAACGATATCAAGGTCGTTTTGTACTCGATCAAACTATTACCGATAAGTTAAAGGCAGGTGTAAATGTAAATTACGCTTATACCGAAACCTTTGGAACGCCAGTTTCTCCTAATAGTTTCTGGGCTTCGACTGCGTTGTACTATGCGGTTTGGGGTTACAGACCAGCGGCAGCACTATCTGGAAGGGATGAAAATACCAATATATTGGATTCTTTTTATGATCCAACAAATGATCTTGCTAATAATCAAGATTATCGTGTAAATCCATTAATCAGTTTGCAGAACCAGAAAACGCTATATAAGGCAACTGCAATGGTTGCCAATGGCTATGCGGAATATGCATTTACCCCTAAGTTAAAGTTGAGAATAGCAGGCGGTTTTACCAATACAAACACCGAGACCAATATTTTTAATAATTCGCTAACGCAGTCGGGGAGTAAATGGAACGCCACCGGGCCAAACGGCACTTTCGCTACGAGTCCAAATTTTAATTGGTTAAATGACAATACGTTAACCTATCGGAATACCTTTAACAGCGACCACAATTTAACGGCTTTGGTAGGTTATTCATCGCAAGGAAACAGAAATTCTTACCGTTCTATTTATGCCACCCAGGTAACCAACGAAAGCTTGGGGATTGATGCTTTGGATTTGGTGCCTGCTTCAAATTCGAGCGTAACTTCACGCAGCTCGCGTTGGATGCTTCAATCTTTTTTAGGAAGAGTTAACTATGATTTTAAAGGCAAATACTTGTTAACCGCGAGCTTTAGAGCCGACGGATCCTCTAAATTTGCACCAGGTAATCGTTGGGGCTATTTCCCTTCTGCATCTGCAGGATGGAGATTTAGCCAGGAAAAATTCATGAAGAATGTTACCTGGCTCTCCGATGGTAAAATTCGGGTAGGATACGGTGCTTCAGGCAACAATCGTGTCGACGATTTTGCCTATTTGCCATCCATAAATTTGGCTGATATTCAATATTGGTATTCCTTTAATGGCCAGCCTGTTGCCATTGGTTCGGTAATTACCGCTGGAGGAAATACTGATCTCAAATGGGAAACCAACCTCCAAACAAATATAGGTTTAGATTTAAGCTTTTTTAAAAATAAACTTGGCCTAACACTTGATGTTTATAAACGTGTTACAAACGATTTGTTATTGAATGCACAATTGCCTTATGCAAGTGGTATCCAAAGGGCTACAGGGTTTAAAAATATTGGTAGCCTCGAAAACCGTGGTTTAGAGATTTCACTTAATAGCACCAACATTCAAACCAAAAATTTCCGTTGGACAAGCAATTTCAACATCAGTTTTAACCAGAATAAAATAGTAGAATTAACAGAAGGGCAAAACTCATTGCTTTCTGGCTCAGGTACGTTTTTTAACACAAATTACAGCAGTTTATCTCCTTATATCTCTGTCAAGGGCAGGCCAGTTGGTGAAATGTATGGCTTAATTTTCGATGGTATTTATCAATACGCCGATTTTGATAAAATGCCAAATGGCGCATATGTACTTAAACCTAACATCACAACAAATGGAGCAACACGAGCATCTATTCGGCCAGGAGATATTAAATACAAAGATTTAAATGGCGACTTGGTGGTTAACAATAACGACTATACCATTATTGGTCGTGGTTTGCCCATTCATACGGGTGGCTTTAGCAATAACTTTACTTATAGAAATTGGGATTTAGGCGTTTTCTTACAATGGTCGTACGGCAATAATATTATCAATGCAAACCGTTACGTTTTTGAAGGCGGCATTGTATACAATCCAAACCTTAACCAATACGCTTCCTTTCAAAATCGTTGGTCACCGACTAATCCATCTAATACTATATATCGAGCAGGAGGGATGGTGTCAGGAAATTATTCTTCAAGGGTAGTGGAAGATGGATCTTACCTAAGATTAAAGACTCTTCAATTGGGTTATAATTTTTCAAAAAAGATTTTATCGAAAATAGGCATGTCGAAACTGCGTTTAAATGCATCAGCACAAAACCTGTTAACCTTTACGGGTTATTCAGGCCCAGATCCTGAATCATCTTCGCGACCAGGTAATTTAACTCCTGGTTTTGATTTCGCAAATTACCCTCAGTCCTTTACTGTAACTTTTGGTTTAAATGCAACCTTTTAA
- a CDS encoding LysE family transporter — protein MLFLTFFIGIILNAMGYIPPGNINLTVAQLAINKGMRQVWYFILSFSCVEICFTFGMMRFARWAMSDVNPNAAVSEVRLGTLVDCFMILMFITMGTITWVNRKKVPKTSNKKEDKRSGSVLYGLILGVLNPVQIPFWLFFGNYVILHEWIETDYLSLIIFSIGSGFGSALALYVYAHFATFIQEKFALSSLIINKSIAIFLYVLAAYLVIKQMIVIF, from the coding sequence ATGCTTTTTCTAACATTTTTCATAGGCATCATCCTCAACGCCATGGGGTATATTCCTCCGGGCAATATTAACCTTACCGTTGCACAATTGGCCATTAATAAGGGCATGAGGCAGGTATGGTACTTTATTTTGTCGTTTTCGTGTGTAGAAATCTGCTTTACCTTTGGCATGATGCGCTTTGCCCGCTGGGCCATGAGCGATGTTAACCCCAATGCCGCAGTTAGCGAAGTGAGGCTCGGCACTTTGGTAGATTGTTTTATGATCCTGATGTTTATCACCATGGGAACCATCACCTGGGTAAACAGAAAAAAAGTTCCTAAAACCAGCAATAAAAAAGAAGATAAACGAAGTGGAAGTGTTTTATACGGATTAATTTTGGGCGTTTTAAACCCGGTTCAAATTCCGTTTTGGCTTTTCTTTGGCAACTATGTTATTTTACACGAGTGGATAGAAACCGATTATCTATCGCTGATTATCTTTAGTATTGGTTCGGGATTCGGCTCGGCATTGGCCTTGTACGTTTACGCTCATTTTGCGACTTTTATTCAAGAGAAATTTGCACTAAGCAGTTTGATCATCAATAAATCAATCGCCATATTTCTTTATGTTTTGGCGGCGTACCTCGTTATAAAACAAATGATCGTTATCTTTTAG
- a CDS encoding ABC transporter ATP-binding protein has translation MAKNRNTIPLDNITFKDRIASLKNLPSFFKLVWQSSPTKTTISFILRILRSAMPVALLYVGKLIIDEVVMLNGSAANGNLQRLWELVGIEFALAIVTDGLNRMINLTDSLLGDLFANYTSMRIMEHAATLDLDQFEDSVFYDKLERARQQTVGRTVLLSQVMSQIQDFISMAFLITGLIAFNPWLILLLLLAIIPSFLGESYFNSKNYALSRSQTPERRELDYVRYLGASDETAKEVKIFGLSDFIIARFKTLSDKFYADNSKLAVRRSGWGTFFSVLGTMGYYAAYGFIIYNTVQGKSTVGSLTFLAGSFRQLSGLMETMLARFTIVSQGAIYLNDFIEFFEIQPKITKTKNALPFPNPIKTGFVFENVGFQYHNTTRWANRNLNFEFKPGEKIALVGENGAGKTTLVKLLARLYDPTEGRILLDGKDLRAYDLDDLRYNLGIIFQDYIRYQMSFRQNIAVGNIKEIDNMHLIKKAAVESLADQLALKLGNGYEQALGRKFNDGVELSGGEWQKVALARAYMKNAQVLILDEPTAALDARAEYEVFQRFAELTKGKSAVLISHRFSTARLADRIMVLDKGTLLESGTHAELLAAKGRYAELFNLQAKGYQ, from the coding sequence ATGGCAAAAAACAGAAATACAATCCCCCTCGATAATATCACTTTTAAAGATCGTATAGCTTCGTTAAAAAACTTACCCAGTTTTTTCAAATTGGTTTGGCAAAGCAGCCCCACCAAAACCACTATCAGTTTTATATTAAGGATTTTACGCTCAGCAATGCCCGTTGCGTTATTGTACGTTGGCAAGTTAATTATCGATGAAGTGGTAATGCTGAACGGGAGTGCCGCAAACGGAAATTTGCAGCGGTTATGGGAGTTGGTAGGTATTGAGTTTGCCCTGGCCATAGTAACCGACGGCCTAAATAGAATGATCAACCTAACCGATAGTTTATTGGGCGATCTCTTTGCCAATTATACCTCTATGCGCATTATGGAGCATGCGGCAACATTGGATCTGGATCAGTTTGAGGATTCTGTTTTTTACGATAAATTGGAAAGGGCAAGGCAACAAACCGTCGGAAGAACGGTACTGCTATCGCAAGTGATGAGCCAGATACAGGATTTTATTTCGATGGCTTTTTTAATTACCGGACTAATTGCCTTCAACCCCTGGCTGATTTTACTTTTACTACTCGCTATTATTCCTTCGTTTTTGGGCGAATCGTACTTCAACAGTAAAAACTATGCCCTCTCCAGAAGCCAAACACCCGAACGGAGGGAACTGGATTACGTGCGCTATCTTGGTGCCAGCGACGAAACCGCCAAGGAAGTTAAAATATTCGGCCTTTCGGATTTCATTATCGCCCGTTTTAAAACCTTATCTGATAAATTTTACGCCGATAATAGCAAGCTCGCCGTCCGACGATCGGGCTGGGGCACATTCTTTTCGGTATTGGGCACAATGGGTTACTATGCGGCTTATGGGTTTATCATCTACAATACCGTTCAAGGGAAGTCGACGGTAGGCAGTTTGACCTTTTTGGCAGGCTCGTTCAGGCAGCTAAGTGGCTTAATGGAAACCATGCTGGCCCGATTTACCATCGTTTCGCAAGGAGCTATTTATCTGAATGATTTCATTGAGTTTTTTGAAATACAGCCTAAAATTACCAAAACCAAAAATGCACTTCCTTTTCCAAATCCTATAAAAACAGGTTTTGTTTTCGAAAATGTGGGCTTCCAATATCATAATACTACCCGGTGGGCCAACCGAAACCTGAATTTTGAATTTAAGCCCGGCGAAAAAATAGCGCTGGTAGGCGAAAATGGTGCCGGTAAAACAACGTTAGTTAAACTTCTGGCCCGTTTGTACGACCCCACCGAAGGGCGCATCTTATTAGATGGAAAAGATCTTCGGGCTTACGATCTGGATGACTTGCGCTACAACCTGGGGATTATCTTTCAGGATTATATCCGTTACCAGATGAGTTTCCGCCAAAATATTGCAGTGGGCAATATCAAGGAAATTGATAATATGCACCTAATTAAAAAGGCTGCCGTAGAAAGCCTCGCCGACCAACTGGCACTAAAACTTGGCAACGGTTATGAGCAGGCGCTGGGAAGAAAATTTAACGATGGCGTTGAACTTTCGGGTGGCGAATGGCAGAAAGTTGCACTGGCAAGGGCATACATGAAAAATGCGCAGGTACTGATTTTAGACGAACCCACAGCGGCGCTCGATGCCCGTGCCGAATACGAAGTTTTTCAGCGTTTTGCCGAACTCACCAAGGGAAAATCGGCGGTACTGATTTCACACCGCTTTTCGACTGCCCGCCTGGCCGATCGAATTATGGTGTTAGACAAGGGAACGCTTTTAGAATCGGGTACGCATGCAGAACTATTGGCGGCAAAAGGGAGATATGCAGAGCTTTTTAATCTTCAAGCGAAGGGTTACCAGTAA
- a CDS encoding peptidoglycan DD-metalloendopeptidase family protein codes for MRLRFLQVTLLLLISTILLSCKSGSINLFKPASPHEQYLRKLETAGLDKTAMGAAWISSSAASLQKALTITVPYRETGYFAADKVQAAAYKFAATKGQKITVNLKKKPSEIAIYLDLWRLSDENNPKLIASADTLNSPIEQEIDDTGNYLIRLQPELLQSVEYTLEITTGPSLAFPIHSKNSRNIQSYWGDGRDNNARKHEGVDIFGSFRSPVLASANGTVTRVNENNLGGKVVWLRPSGKNYSLYYAHLDEQIATEGQEVKIGDTLGLMGNTGNARTTPTHLHFGIYTFGGAINPLPFIDPITKTPTKVTAAVSNLNKTLRASHSANLLTSPKNKSAVVSKLAAGTIINVNAATESYYKAELPDGTVGYIESNELVQTSRPLRKIKINVQQQSVYDKPDSLAPVKINLKAGETVSVLGSFNNYNLIADDNNAVGWIVR; via the coding sequence ATGCGGCTTCGATTTTTACAGGTTACTTTACTCCTTTTGATTTCAACGATTTTACTTTCCTGCAAATCGGGTTCAATCAATCTTTTCAAACCTGCCTCGCCACATGAGCAGTACCTGCGAAAATTAGAAACGGCCGGCCTGGATAAAACGGCAATGGGGGCAGCGTGGATTAGTTCGTCAGCAGCAAGCCTGCAAAAAGCACTAACGATAACTGTTCCGTACAGAGAAACCGGGTATTTCGCAGCCGATAAAGTGCAGGCCGCAGCTTATAAATTCGCGGCAACGAAAGGACAGAAAATAACCGTAAACCTCAAGAAAAAGCCAAGTGAAATAGCGATTTATCTTGATCTTTGGCGCCTATCGGATGAAAATAACCCCAAACTCATCGCCTCTGCCGATACGCTGAACTCGCCAATTGAGCAAGAAATTGATGACACGGGAAACTACCTGATCAGGTTACAGCCCGAACTTTTGCAAAGTGTAGAATACACCTTAGAAATAACAACTGGGCCCTCGCTGGCTTTCCCGATACATTCTAAAAATAGCAGGAATATTCAAAGTTATTGGGGCGATGGCCGCGATAATAATGCACGGAAACACGAAGGTGTAGACATTTTCGGCAGCTTCAGAAGTCCTGTTTTAGCTAGTGCAAATGGTACGGTAACGCGGGTAAACGAAAATAATTTAGGCGGCAAGGTGGTTTGGTTAAGACCGAGCGGAAAGAATTATTCGCTTTATTATGCACATTTGGACGAACAGATTGCAACGGAGGGACAGGAGGTTAAGATTGGCGACACGCTTGGCTTAATGGGCAATACCGGAAATGCCCGCACTACACCTACGCATTTACATTTCGGCATTTACACCTTTGGAGGCGCAATAAATCCGCTACCATTTATTGATCCAATAACCAAAACTCCAACAAAGGTTACCGCAGCGGTTTCTAACCTTAATAAAACACTTCGAGCATCGCACAGTGCAAACCTGCTCACTTCTCCGAAAAACAAATCGGCAGTGGTATCGAAGTTGGCAGCCGGAACAATTATAAATGTAAATGCAGCTACGGAAAGTTATTATAAGGCAGAACTGCCCGATGGAACTGTTGGTTATATTGAGAGCAATGAACTTGTGCAAACCTCCAGGCCGCTACGCAAAATAAAAATCAACGTCCAACAACAATCGGTTTACGATAAGCCCGATAGCCTGGCTCCAGTTAAGATCAATCTGAAAGCCGGTGAAACGGTTAGCGTGTTGGGCAGTTTTAATAATTACAACTTAATTGCCGATGATAATAATGCAGTGGGCTGGATTGTGAGGTAA